Below is a genomic region from Pseudomonas sp. JQ170C.
GCGCCTTGCACACACCTGGCCATACACCGGCCTGCATGACCTACGTGGTAGAGGTCGCCGGGCAGTGCATCGCGTTTGTTGGCGACACCTTGTTCATGCCCGACTACGGCACCGCTCGCTGTGATTTCCCCGGCGCCAGCGCCCGCACCCTGTACCGCTCGATCCAGCGCATCCTTGCCCTGCCCGCCGAGACACGGCTGTTCATGTGCCATGACTACCTGCCTGGCGGTCGCGAGCTGCGCTACATGACCACGGTGGCCGAACAACGCGCCAGCAACATCCATGTGCGAGAGGGCATCAGCGAAGACAGCTTCGTGGCCATGCGCGAAGCCCGTGATGCCACCCTCGACATGCCGGTGCTGATCCTGCCGTCCGTCCAGATCAACATGCGCAGCGGCCAGCTGCCAGAGCCTGAAGAGAACGGTGTGCGCTACCTGAAGATTCCGCTCAACGCACTCTGAGCAACACCCCAGAATTATTATTAAAGGAATACCTTGCCATGCCTGCCTGCACTACCCCATCGCCCAAAGGCGATCATCACAAGGTCCTGATTGTCGGCGCAGGGGCTGCCGGCATCGCTGCCGCCTCCAGCCTGATCTGCCGCGACCCGTCGCTGGATATCGCCATCATCGATCCGGCCGACACCCACTACTACCAACCTGGCTGGACCATGGTCGGCGCGGGCATCTTCAACGCCCCCAGCACAGCGCGCAGCATGGCCTCGACCATTCCCTCCGGCGTTCGCTGGATCAAGGCGCGTGTCGAAGGTTTCGATCCCCAGGCGCAGACCGTCAGCCTGGATGATGGCCGCCTGCTCAGTTACGAACAGTTGGTGGTATGCCCGGGGCTGAAGCTCGACTGGAACGCTATCGAAGGTTTGAGCGAAACCTTGGGCCGCAATGGCGTGACCTCCAACTATCGCTACGACCTGGCGCCTTACACTTGGCAGCTGGTGCAGAACCTGCGCGAGGGACGCGCCGTGTTCAGCCAGCCGCCCATGCCGATCAAGTGCGCCGGCGCGCCACAGAAGGCCTTGTACCTTTCGTGCGATCACTGGTTGCGCACTGGTCGTCTGGGCAACATTCAGGCGCAGTTCTTCAACGCAGGGGCCGTGTTGTTCGGCGTGCCGGACTATGTGCCGGCCTTGATGGAGTACATCGACAAGTACGCCGTCGACCTGCAGTACGCCCATCGCCTGGTGGCGGTCGACGGTCCGGGCAAGCAGGCCACGTTCATTCGCACCCTGCCCGATGGCAGCAGCGAAACCCATGTGCAACCCTTCGATATGCTGCATGTGGTCCCGCCGCAGATCGCCCCCGACTTCATTCGCAACAGCCCCCTGGCTGATGCTGGCGGCTGGATCGATGTCGACCCGGCCACCCTGCGTCATCGCAAGTTCTCCAACATTCACGCGCTGGGGGATGGCATCAACACCACGAACGCCAAGACCGCCGCGGCCGCGCGCAAGCAGGCGCCGGTGGTTGCCAACAACGTGCTGGTGGCCCTCGGCCGCTTGCCGAACCTGGCGCACTACGACGGCTACGGGTCATGCCCGTTGACCGTCGAGCGCGGCAAGATCGTACTGGCTGAATTCACCTACGGCGGCAAAGTAGCACCGAGCTTTCCGCGCTGGCTACTGGATGGTCGTCGCCCGACACGCCTGGCCTGGTTGCTCAAGGCGCAGGTCCTGCCGCCGCTGTATTGGCGCTGCATGCTCAAGGGACGGGAGTGGCTGGCCAAGCCCCAGGCAGCTCCGGTCGAGGTTCGGCAGTGATCGAACAGCCTTTTGTAGCGACTGGGTTGGGGGCAATCATTGGTGCTGTGCTGGCGTTGACCGGGGCCGGAGGCGGCATTCTGGCTGTGCCGCTGCTGGTCTTCGGCCTTGGCTTGTCGATGGTCGAAGCGGCGCCGGTGGGCTTGTTGGCCGTCGGTATGGCCGCGGCGGTTGGCGCTGTGCTGGGGCTGCGTCAGGGGGTGGTGCGTTATCGGGCGGCGGCCTTTGTCGCGCTGATCGGTATCGTCGCCGCCCCCTTTGGCTTGATGCTGGCGCACCAGCTGCCAAACGGGCCACTGGCCCTGGCCTTCGCCGCCGTGCTGGTGTACGCCTGCGGCCGCATGCTGCTCAAGGCGCACCGTGAGCTGCGCGGTGAACCGCCCCTGGGCGAACGCAGCCTGATGCCCTGCGTGCTCAACCCCTTGCAGGGGCGTTTGCGCTGGACCCTGCCCTGCGCCCGGGCGCTGGCGTTCACCGGGCTGTTGTCGGGGTTGCTTTCCGGGCTGCTGGGTGTGGGCGGCGGCTTTGTGATTGTGCCGGCCTTGAGCCGCTACACCAACCTGCCCATGAAGAGCATCGTCGCCACCTCGCTGGCGGTGATTGCGCTGGTATCCACCGGCAGCGTGGTCAGCGCCAGCATTGGTGGTGTGATGCATTGGGCGGTGGGTGCGCCGTTTGCCATCGGTGCTGTGCTGGGGCTGCTGCTGGCCCGTCCACTGGCGAGCCGCCTGGCCGGGCCGCGTCTGCAGCAGCTGTTTGCAACGGTGGGAATCTGCGCTGCGTTGCTGCTGGCGGCCAAAGCCCTGGGTTATTGAAGGCTACTCCGCCAGCAAGGCGCCCTGCTCTTCAGCGCACAGCGCCAGAAGGAAATCCCAGACCACCCGCAGGCGGACTGACTTGTGCAGTTCGCGGCGGGTACAGATCCAGTAGCTGCGCTGGATGGTCTCACTGGGCAGCACCCGGACCAGCGCCGGGTCATGCCGGGCCATGTAGTTAGGCAGCACGGCAATGCCCAGTCCTGCCCGAGCGGCCTGCTGCTGGGCAATCACACTGGTGCTGCGAAACACCACATTCGGCGCCCGGCAGAAGCTGTTGAGAAACAGCAGTTCCTGGCTAAACAGCAGGTCGTCCACGTAGCCAATCCAGCTGTGCTTGGCCAGGTCTTCGCGGTGATGGAGCGCTGGCGCCTTGGCCAGGTAGTCGGGGCTGGCGTACAGCGCCAGCCGGTAGTCGGTGAGTTTGCGGGTTATCAACAGGTCTGCGTTGGGCCGTTCAAGGTGGATGCTGATTTCCGCTTCACGGTTGAGGATGCTGACAAACCGCGGTACCGCCACCAGCTCGACCTCCAGCCCCGGATAACGCTCGAACAGGCTGCCCATGCGCGGGGTGAAGAACATGATGCCGATGCCTTCGGTCACCCCCAGGCGAATCTTGCCCAGCGGGGTGATGGCCTGGGTGATTTCTTCCTGCGCCAGCAGGGCGACGTTTTCCATGGCTTCGGCGTGCTTGAGCAGGGCCTGGCCGGAAGGCGTCAGTTCATAGCCCTGGGCGTGCTGGACGAACAATGCAGTGCCCAGGCTCTGCTCGATATTGTCGATATGCCGGGCCACGGTGCTGTGGGTGGTGTTGAGGCGCTTGGCCGCGGTCAGCAGGCGACCGCTACGCTGCAACTCGAGAAAAAACCGCAGATCATTCCAGTCGAACATGCTTTTCCTTGTGAATGAATCGTTCACGAGACGTTGTTCTAAAACGCACAGCACTTGAGTGAAATCTAACGTTTTCATCTCGAAATTAATCAATAACATGGGTGGGGACAAGAATAATAATCAGGCGCGAGGTTGCCCATGCCATCAGCCGATCCTGTCTACGACTATGTGGTCGTGGGTGCCGGCCCAGCCGGATGCCTGCTGGCC
It encodes:
- a CDS encoding sulfite exporter TauE/SafE family protein, which produces MIEQPFVATGLGAIIGAVLALTGAGGGILAVPLLVFGLGLSMVEAAPVGLLAVGMAAAVGAVLGLRQGVVRYRAAAFVALIGIVAAPFGLMLAHQLPNGPLALAFAAVLVYACGRMLLKAHRELRGEPPLGERSLMPCVLNPLQGRLRWTLPCARALAFTGLLSGLLSGLLGVGGGFVIVPALSRYTNLPMKSIVATSLAVIALVSTGSVVSASIGGVMHWAVGAPFAIGAVLGLLLARPLASRLAGPRLQQLFATVGICAALLLAAKALGY
- a CDS encoding NAD(P)/FAD-dependent oxidoreductase, whose product is MPACTTPSPKGDHHKVLIVGAGAAGIAAASSLICRDPSLDIAIIDPADTHYYQPGWTMVGAGIFNAPSTARSMASTIPSGVRWIKARVEGFDPQAQTVSLDDGRLLSYEQLVVCPGLKLDWNAIEGLSETLGRNGVTSNYRYDLAPYTWQLVQNLREGRAVFSQPPMPIKCAGAPQKALYLSCDHWLRTGRLGNIQAQFFNAGAVLFGVPDYVPALMEYIDKYAVDLQYAHRLVAVDGPGKQATFIRTLPDGSSETHVQPFDMLHVVPPQIAPDFIRNSPLADAGGWIDVDPATLRHRKFSNIHALGDGINTTNAKTAAAARKQAPVVANNVLVALGRLPNLAHYDGYGSCPLTVERGKIVLAEFTYGGKVAPSFPRWLLDGRRPTRLAWLLKAQVLPPLYWRCMLKGREWLAKPQAAPVEVRQ
- a CDS encoding LysR family transcriptional regulator, with translation MFDWNDLRFFLELQRSGRLLTAAKRLNTTHSTVARHIDNIEQSLGTALFVQHAQGYELTPSGQALLKHAEAMENVALLAQEEITQAITPLGKIRLGVTEGIGIMFFTPRMGSLFERYPGLEVELVAVPRFVSILNREAEISIHLERPNADLLITRKLTDYRLALYASPDYLAKAPALHHREDLAKHSWIGYVDDLLFSQELLFLNSFCRAPNVVFRSTSVIAQQQAARAGLGIAVLPNYMARHDPALVRVLPSETIQRSYWICTRRELHKSVRLRVVWDFLLALCAEEQGALLAE
- a CDS encoding MBL fold metallo-hydrolase → MIIGGKLYVEALFDDATSTISYLVMDRGSSQCALIDSVLDYDPKSGRTNTASADKLIARVKALGGQVQWILETHVHADHLSAAAYLKQSLGGQVAIGNQITQVQKVFGALFNADQGFARDGSQFDVLFEDEQVFAIGALGARALHTPGHTPACMTYVVEVAGQCIAFVGDTLFMPDYGTARCDFPGASARTLYRSIQRILALPAETRLFMCHDYLPGGRELRYMTTVAEQRASNIHVREGISEDSFVAMREARDATLDMPVLILPSVQINMRSGQLPEPEENGVRYLKIPLNAL